The genomic interval TAGATGAAACAGCGGCCGCTGTTTGTCGGACCGGGATCGAACCGGCCTGGGCCAACGTCCCTGGAAGCCCCCAGGGCACAGACCTAGGCGGGCAATTACGGTTGTTACCTTTCTAGCTGTTCCCACCGTGCTCGAGCGTAGGGGCCGACCCCCCACGTGATACTGCCCACGGTGCCCGGGCGTAGGGGCCGACCCCTGTGTCGGCCCGCAAGCGATGCCACAGTACCATCTCATAAGGACTGGCAGCCGCAGTTTGCAAACGGGCTTGCTTTGAGATCTGTTCTCAAAGCAGGCCCGTTTTTGCTGTTTACAGGGGGAATTGTCTGTTGTAACTGAGTTGTGACTCACTTGTACAAAAATATAACGCTCATGTAATTCAGATATAACTGGTTTATACGGTAGATATAACTGCGCTCTAGTGTACTTGAAGCAACTGGAACCAAGGTAGCGGCACATAGCCGGAATACGCACCCTGTACGCAAAGGAGGGAGCCACCCATGAACGAACAGTGCGAAGAGATGATATTCCCAGCCTCAGTCCTGGGCAGCGCCACTTTTCTGGTGAAAATCATGTATACCCAGAACTCCAGCACTCAGGGGATGGTCCAGTGGATAGATGAAGACAAAACCGTACACTTTAGGAGTTTCCTGGAACTGGTCTCCCTACTAACCGAAGCACTGCAGAATAAAGGACGATTAACCACCCTTAGGTCTTGGGAAAAGAGCGCCCCGGAAAGGCTCAGTCGTAAAGTAGAGGGACAGTGAATTGAAATCATTTCCTGTCATTATGAAGGAACGAACTCGTTTCCCGTCATTATGAAGGAGCGAACTCGTTTCCCGTGATCCAGAGAGAGCCCGTTTCCCGTCATCGTCAGAAGGAGCCCCGTTTTCCGTCATTCTGAAGGAGCGCAGCGACTGAAGAATCTTAAGGATCCTTGGGCAAAGCCCTCCCTCCGCTTCGCTCCCCACGCTACGCTCTGGGCAGGCTGGGCAGGCAGGATGACAACGGAGCAGGGCCTTCATAGCAAATATCTAAGGTAACCGGGAGGGTGAAGGAGGATTCCAGCATGCTGACATTGGTCCGAAAACTGATCCGAGAAACCGAAGGGCAGACCATGGCCGAGTATGCATTTATTTTGATGCTTGTGGCGCTGGCGGTAATCGGAACTCTCAGCGCTGTGGGAGAAGCCATTAAAGCTAAAGTGGAAACAGTAAGTGCAGCGTTTCCATAACCGCCGGGCAGGTTGAGCAGTCTGAGTAGTTATCTGATAGTTAGCAATATAGGGGCAAACCAAGAGAGTGGAAACGAAGGGGGGAGTTGCCAGGAGAAGACAGGGGGACCGGCGGGCAAAGGGTAAGGAAGAAAAATAAACTTCGAAAGGGGATTAAAGAATGTTGACTTTAGTAAAGAAACTGGTGCGGGAAGAAGAAGGGCAGACCATGGCCGAGTATGCATTGATTTTAGTGCTTATAGCAGTGGTTGTGATTGGGGCGCTGACCGACATAGGGACGAACATTATGGCGGTGTTTAATGCAATAAAGAGCAAACTGGTATTATCCGGTGGCTAACCCTAGAGAGACAAAACTAGATAGTGCAGAGCGGAAACAGGTGTTATAGACTTCTTTGAGGATTTTCAAGTAGCGCGTTTGGATAGTTAGGTGACTTTATCAGCTTTCTCTTGGGATGCGCACTAAATGATAGAATCTGTAACCTATAGAGCCATTACAGTACCAGCACGTCAAGCATCAGAGGGGTAGAAAAGCAAGGACCTTTTACAAATATATCAATAGCGAACTTTGCTTTCTACCCCTCATTTTTCAATAAGGTATTCCGTTATTAAGAGGTGAAATCATGGGAGCGAACACAATATTACGGTGTGTAAGGCGTACCTTTGTGGTAACCCTCGTAGGGAACGACCCCTGTGTCGTTCCGCAAAGTGGAACAACGAGGTGATGTGATGTTGGCTAATTTACTATTAGTTCCAGCACTTCTACTATCCTGCATTTCCGATTTAACTACGAAAAAGATCCCCAACTGGCTGACGTTTTCGGCCATGGGGTTGGGGTTTGTTATATACGGCTTTAACAGCGGCTTGGTTGGCATTAAAGACAGTGCCTTGGGGCTGCTGCTTGGCCTTGGGCTCCTGTTTATTCCTTTTGCCCTGGGCGGCATGGGCGCGGGAGATGTGAAGTTGCTGGGAGCAGTGGGAGCTCTAAAGGGTGCGGAATTTGTGTTCCGGGCCTTCATCGGTTCCGCGTTTGCCGGTGGAGCGTTAGCGCTCATGGCTATTATCTGGCGGGGAAAACTATGGGCTTGTTTAAAATGGAGTGTTCCAGCTCTAAAAGCCCTTTTCTATAAGGTAATTACCCGGGGACAGCTTAAGCTGGAGGTGCCGCCCTTCCCGGCTGGGGGCATCGGTCTACCTTACGGTGTAGCGATCTCGGTAGGTACGTTGGCAGTTCTCGTATGGGGGTGAGGGTATGCAGTTTTGGCTGCGGCGGTTAAAGAAAGACACGCGCGGGCAGACCATGGTGGAGTTTGCCCTAATTGCTCCGGTACTTCTGCTTATTCTCATGGGGATGTTTGATTTCGGCCGGGTATTTCATGCCTATGTCACCGTATCCACCGTGGCCCGGGAGACGGCTCGCTATGCCATCGTCCGGCATAGTGAGAAGGAAGTGTTTGACAAGGCTGAGGAAAGTGCGGTGGGCTTAAACTCAACCAAACTGAATTTTGACGTGGTGTGTGCAGGTACCAACAAAAACTATGTGATTTCCACTCCGGGCTCCTTGGATGATACTGATGCACCTTGGAACTCCGAGCCCTTCGGTACCCAGCTCAAGGTTACGGCCAATTACAGTTGCGAACTACTGACCCCTCTTATGGTTTCTGTAATCGGAGCAAACTCGGTATCCATGTCCAGTAAGGTTGTCATGGCTTTGGAATAGCGACCATCTGCAAAGGAAGGTGGCTAAATTGATGAGAACAAGACTAAACCGTTTGTTTAGGGAGGAGCACGGTGTAGTAGCCCCGTTAGTAGCTTTGATGCTGGTGGCTTTCATCGGTATGGCAGCCCTAACCATCGATGTGGGCCGTTTGTATGCCCAGCGGGCCGACCTTCAACATTCCATGGACGCAGCCGCGTTGGCCGGTGCAACGGCATTTATTAGGGGGTCTCTTGAGGGCGAGGCATTACCCGAGAATAAAGCTAAGGCCGCTGCCGAGACAGTTGCCGGCGCCAATGGGGATTCCGGTGCCAAGGCGGAAGTTCTCCCAGGGTCTACGGCTCATGACGCTCGCATCCGTGTTTCCAGTTCGCGTCCTACAGATCTCTATTTTGCCCGTGTTCTTAAACTCTTCTCAGTGGACGTGGGTGCTCAGTCAATTGCGCGAGCTTGGCGGGCAAAAGGGGTTCACAGTAAAGGCAATTTAATTCCATTAGGTCTAGATACCAGTTGGGCTACCGAAGACAAAATAAATACAGAAGTAGTTCTCAAGGTACTTGGAAACATGAACATAAAGGGCAATTTTTACTGCTTAGATTTTGGCCCGAAGGGCGAAGGGGCCAATGAATATCGCGAACATTGTAAGAATGGTTATCCAGAATCAATGTACGAGGGTGACATAATCCCTACTGAACCGGGTAATATGATCGGCCCAACCGAACAAGGGCTAAGTGACCGTGTGGGTGATACCGTGCTGGTTCCTATTGTGGATTTTTCAAAAGTACAGGGCTGTACTGATGTGACAGTACGGGGTTTTGCCAGTGTAAGAATAACTGAAGTAAAGGAAGTCAAAGCCATAGATGAAGAAGGTAAAGAAAAGTGGCAAACCCACGTTAAAGGCATATTCACTGGGCTAACCAGTGAGGGCAGGGACGAATCTGTTGAAACCGGGGGCATCTGGAGTTACAAGCTGGTTAAGAACTGAGGGGGTTAGGTATTCATGCGCAATATTAGCCGCAAGGTTATCATAGTGGCTCTTATTTTCGGTCTTATCGCGGCTTCCTTAGTCTACATGTATACCAAGAAGATGGAGGCGCAATACGAGACGAAAGCAAGGCTGCAGCCGGTGGTGGTGGCGCTCCGGACGATCCCTGCGCACGTGAGTGTGACGGCAGAGATGGTGGAGATAAAGAAGATACCGGCGGAATATATCCTGCCCAGCGCTTTTCGGGACACGAAAGACGTGGTAGGGGGTATCAGCAAGGCAGAGATTGTACCCGGGGAGCAGATTCCCAAGAGTAGAGTCTTTCACGGGGAAAAAGATGCGGCCTTGGCTTTCCTGGTACCGGATAATATGCGAGCGGTGGCGGTGGCGGTGGATGAGGTTATTGCCGTGGGCAA from Bacillota bacterium carries:
- a CDS encoding prepilin peptidase, which codes for MSFRKVEQRGDVMLANLLLVPALLLSCISDLTTKKIPNWLTFSAMGLGFVIYGFNSGLVGIKDSALGLLLGLGLLFIPFALGGMGAGDVKLLGAVGALKGAEFVFRAFIGSAFAGGALALMAIIWRGKLWACLKWSVPALKALFYKVITRGQLKLEVPPFPAGGIGLPYGVAISVGTLAVLVWG
- a CDS encoding Flp family type IVb pilin, with the translated sequence MLTLVRKLIRETEGQTMAEYAFILMLVALAVIGTLSAVGEAIKAKVETVSAAFP
- a CDS encoding Flp family type IVb pilin, with the translated sequence MLTLVKKLVREEEGQTMAEYALILVLIAVVVIGALTDIGTNIMAVFNAIKSKLVLSGG
- a CDS encoding pilus assembly protein, whose amino-acid sequence is MQFWLRRLKKDTRGQTMVEFALIAPVLLLILMGMFDFGRVFHAYVTVSTVARETARYAIVRHSEKEVFDKAEESAVGLNSTKLNFDVVCAGTNKNYVISTPGSLDDTDAPWNSEPFGTQLKVTANYSCELLTPLMVSVIGANSVSMSSKVVMALE
- the cpaB gene encoding Flp pilus assembly protein CpaB, giving the protein MRNISRKVIIVALIFGLIAASLVYMYTKKMEAQYETKARLQPVVVALRTIPAHVSVTAEMVEIKKIPAEYILPSAFRDTKDVVGGISKAEIVPGEQIPKSRVFHGEKDAALAFLVPDNMRAVAVAVDEVIAVGNLIRVGDRVDVLTTWSAEVGAGGREETRTITLLQDVEILAVGQTTDPGVKIDTKEGGFRTITLALEPAKVQHLTLAEKVGSLKLALRSPLDRRILNLGTITDGSLAPVR